The following proteins come from a genomic window of Spirochaetaceae bacterium:
- a CDS encoding aldo/keto reductase, translating to MKYGTIAGIGKPVARLVCGTMVITDEEEARPKGPWGDLNRELSFALLDAIAAGGGNTFDTAHVYGIGGAGEKGLGLWMAERGNRDELVIIGKGGVRPSPPAPYKVMPSFIDADLFETLARLQTGYVDLYMMHYDDPAAPLGPLMETLNAHLAAGRTRTIGCSNMTHERFEEANEYADKRGLEPLVASEPQYSLAEQGAIYIPGSVSISGPAHRNAREWYAGTGMPVIPYSSLGSGFFSGLLRPGTFDEVKERMNPTAVRVYACEANFERLERVATLAERMGASVAQIALAFLLTGPLNVFALTGPRSPAEFADNTAALEITLTPAERAWLDLETDTAP from the coding sequence GTGAAATACGGAACGATTGCCGGAATCGGCAAGCCGGTGGCGCGGCTGGTGTGCGGCACCATGGTGATCACCGACGAAGAGGAGGCCAGGCCAAAAGGCCCCTGGGGAGACCTGAACCGGGAGTTGAGTTTTGCCCTGCTCGATGCGATCGCAGCCGGCGGCGGCAACACGTTCGACACCGCCCACGTGTACGGCATCGGCGGGGCCGGCGAGAAGGGGCTGGGACTGTGGATGGCCGAGCGCGGCAATCGCGACGAGTTGGTCATCATCGGCAAAGGCGGCGTCCGCCCGTCGCCGCCGGCGCCGTACAAGGTGATGCCCAGCTTCATCGACGCCGACCTGTTCGAGACCCTGGCGCGCCTGCAGACCGGCTACGTCGACCTGTACATGATGCACTACGACGACCCGGCGGCGCCGCTCGGTCCGCTGATGGAGACCCTGAACGCCCACCTCGCCGCCGGCCGAACGCGTACCATTGGCTGCTCCAACATGACCCACGAGCGCTTCGAGGAAGCCAACGAATACGCCGACAAGCGTGGCCTGGAGCCGCTGGTGGCCTCAGAACCGCAATACTCGCTGGCGGAACAAGGCGCCATCTACATTCCCGGCTCGGTGAGCATTTCCGGGCCCGCGCATCGCAACGCGCGCGAGTGGTACGCCGGCACCGGCATGCCGGTGATCCCCTACTCCAGCCTCGGCAGCGGGTTCTTCTCCGGGCTGCTGCGGCCGGGCACGTTCGACGAAGTCAAGGAGCGCATGAACCCCACAGCGGTGCGCGTCTATGCCTGCGAAGCCAACTTCGAGCGCCTTGAGCGGGTGGCGACGCTCGCCGAACGCATGGGCGCCAGCGTCGCCCAGATCGCCCTCGCGTTCCTGCTCACCGGCCCCCTGAACGTGTTCGCCCTCACCGGCCCGCGCTCTCCCGCCGAGTTCGCCGACAACACTGCCGCCCTGGAGATCACCCTCACCCCCGCCGAACGCGCTTGGCTCGACCTGGAAACCGACACCGCGCCGTAG
- a CDS encoding SDR family NAD(P)-dependent oxidoreductase: protein MKLEGRCALVTGGASGIGKASCELFAREGAKVAVVDLNGPGAEETAHGIGAAGGTALPFTADVTDEDQVARAVAGAVAEWGPIGVLHNHAGLLPADDASIFDIDVATIDEALSINVKGMILVGKHVARVMRDAGGGAIVNTASDLSYIALGGLTTYVTSKSAIPGLTRVMAADLADHGVRVNAVAPGFTYTGMTAGMLDQPEILEPMKDTYLIRELGQPIDVANCVLFLASDDARFVTGAVLVVDGGHTVR from the coding sequence ATGAAGCTGGAAGGAAGGTGTGCCCTGGTGACCGGCGGTGCGTCGGGGATCGGCAAGGCGAGTTGCGAGCTGTTCGCCCGCGAGGGGGCGAAGGTCGCCGTGGTGGACCTGAACGGCCCCGGGGCCGAGGAGACCGCACACGGGATCGGCGCGGCGGGCGGCACGGCGCTGCCGTTTACGGCCGACGTGACGGATGAAGACCAGGTGGCGCGGGCGGTGGCCGGGGCGGTGGCGGAGTGGGGACCGATCGGCGTGCTGCACAACCACGCCGGGCTGCTGCCGGCCGACGACGCCTCCATCTTCGACATCGACGTCGCCACCATCGACGAGGCGCTGTCGATCAACGTCAAGGGGATGATCCTGGTCGGCAAGCACGTGGCGCGGGTGATGCGCGACGCCGGCGGCGGGGCGATCGTCAACACCGCCTCCGACCTGTCCTACATCGCTCTCGGCGGGCTCACCACCTACGTCACGTCGAAGAGCGCCATACCCGGCCTGACGCGAGTGATGGCGGCCGATCTCGCCGACCACGGAGTACGGGTCAACGCGGTAGCGCCCGGCTTCACCTACACCGGCATGACCGCCGGCATGCTCGACCAGCCGGAGATCCTGGAGCCGATGAAGGACACCTACCTGATCAGGGAACTGGGCCAGCCGATCGACGTGGCCAACTGCGTGCTGTTCCTGGCTTCCGACGATGCCCGCTTTGTCACCGGCGCCGTGCTCGTGGTCGACGGCGGCCACACCGTCAGGTGA